The proteins below are encoded in one region of Pseudomonas putida NBRC 14164:
- a CDS encoding MaoC family dehydratase, whose translation MSRNWHDLQSPAARASLYLRAASKRSISGDRLPDDGLRCFIPVKPGNLAAYRRLCHFTDDGRLPGTYPHVMAFTLQLQLMTAPNFPFPLLGLVHLHNRIEVLRPLGGLEGLRFAVYAHNLQAHAKGGTFDLVTEADDGIGLLWRETSRMLVRGLKLEGQAGEPADDEPEPLPEATRWYADSDIGRRYAKVCGDYNPIHLSATSARLFGFPTAIAHGMWSKAMALAALRGHLPHSGYAFEVDFRKPVRLPSEVVLSASEAGPEGALRLDGHGGVLHMVGRWAPL comes from the coding sequence ATGAGCAGAAACTGGCACGACCTGCAAAGCCCGGCTGCCCGCGCCAGCCTGTACCTGCGTGCAGCCAGCAAGCGCAGCATCAGCGGTGACCGCTTGCCGGACGATGGCCTGCGCTGTTTCATCCCGGTTAAGCCGGGCAACCTGGCAGCTTATAGACGGCTTTGCCACTTTACCGACGATGGCCGCCTGCCAGGCACTTATCCCCACGTCATGGCATTCACGCTGCAGTTGCAGCTGATGACCGCGCCCAACTTCCCTTTCCCGCTGCTCGGCCTGGTGCACCTGCACAACCGCATCGAGGTGCTGCGGCCGCTTGGCGGGCTCGAAGGGCTGCGCTTTGCGGTGTATGCGCACAACCTTCAGGCACATGCCAAGGGCGGCACCTTCGACCTGGTTACCGAGGCAGACGACGGCATTGGCCTGCTCTGGCGGGAGACCAGCCGCATGCTGGTGCGCGGGCTGAAGCTGGAGGGCCAGGCAGGCGAGCCAGCCGACGATGAACCGGAGCCATTGCCCGAGGCCACCCGCTGGTACGCCGACAGTGATATTGGCCGACGTTATGCCAAGGTGTGCGGGGACTACAACCCTATCCACCTCAGCGCCACCAGCGCGCGGCTGTTCGGCTTCCCCACGGCCATTGCCCATGGCATGTGGAGCAAGGCCATGGCCCTGGCGGCACTGCGTGGGCACCTGCCGCACAGCGGCTACGCCTTTGAAGTGGATTTCCGCAAACCGGTGCGGTTGCCGTCGGAGGTGGTACTCAGTGCCAGTGAGGCGGGGCCTGAGGGTGCGTTGCGGCTGGATGGGCATGGCGGGGTGCTGCATATGGTCGGGCGCTGGGCTCCCCTTTGA
- a CDS encoding 3-oxoacyl-ACP reductase — MSDRYLGFANSNLGRRLVDALGLPRPAPLERWQAGRLRPVEGALVLGGGPLAGQVEAIAPRLTDALYSFNANHLQAEAWVAGLGPKIKAVVFDASHLSDSDALKQLREFFQPLLRSLAPSAHVVVLGRAPESLEAPLASVAQRALEGFSRSLAKELLNGATAQLLYVAPGAEDQLEGALRFFLSPKSAFISGQVLRLEACTSQVGDWTRPLAGRRALVTGAARGIGAAIAETLARDGADVLLLDVPQASQDLDALAARLGGKALPLDICASDAATQLLAALPDGIDIVVHNAGITRDKTLANMTPEYWDAVMAVNLKAPQVLTQALYDNGALGENARITLLASVSGIAGNRGQANYAASKAGLIGLAQAWAPRLAEHGGSINAVAPGFIETHMTAAMPMGLREAGRRLSSLGQGGRPQDVAEAIAWLSQPGSGAVNGQVLRVCGQALMGA; from the coding sequence ATGAGCGATCGCTACCTCGGTTTTGCCAACTCCAACCTCGGCCGCCGCCTCGTGGATGCCCTCGGCCTGCCACGCCCGGCGCCGCTGGAGCGCTGGCAAGCCGGCCGCCTGCGCCCGGTCGAAGGGGCCCTGGTACTGGGGGGCGGGCCGCTGGCAGGCCAGGTCGAAGCCATCGCCCCGCGCCTGACCGACGCGCTTTACAGCTTCAATGCCAACCACCTGCAGGCCGAAGCCTGGGTGGCCGGCCTGGGGCCGAAAATCAAAGCCGTGGTGTTCGATGCCAGTCATCTGTCCGACAGCGATGCGCTGAAGCAGTTGCGCGAATTTTTCCAGCCACTGCTGCGCAGCCTGGCCCCGAGCGCCCATGTCGTGGTGCTGGGGCGCGCGCCGGAAAGCCTCGAGGCCCCATTGGCCAGCGTTGCCCAACGGGCCCTTGAAGGCTTCAGCCGCTCGCTGGCAAAAGAGCTGCTCAATGGCGCGACTGCCCAGCTGCTGTATGTCGCGCCCGGTGCCGAAGACCAGCTGGAAGGCGCCTTGCGGTTCTTCCTCTCGCCCAAGAGTGCCTTCATTTCTGGCCAGGTACTGCGCCTGGAAGCCTGCACCAGCCAGGTAGGCGACTGGACCCGCCCGCTGGCTGGCCGCCGCGCCCTGGTCACGGGTGCGGCACGCGGCATCGGCGCCGCGATCGCCGAAACCCTGGCGCGGGACGGCGCCGATGTGCTGCTGCTCGATGTGCCACAGGCCAGCCAGGACCTCGACGCCCTCGCCGCACGTTTGGGTGGCAAAGCGCTGCCTCTGGATATCTGCGCCAGCGATGCGGCAACGCAACTGCTCGCCGCCCTGCCCGACGGCATCGACATCGTGGTGCACAACGCCGGCATCACCCGCGACAAGACCTTGGCCAACATGACCCCGGAATACTGGGACGCGGTCATGGCGGTCAACCTCAAGGCACCGCAAGTACTGACCCAGGCGCTGTACGACAACGGCGCACTGGGCGAAAACGCGCGCATTACCCTGCTGGCCTCGGTCAGCGGCATCGCCGGCAACCGCGGGCAGGCCAACTACGCCGCGAGCAAGGCCGGGTTGATCGGCCTGGCCCAAGCATGGGCGCCCCGGCTCGCCGAACACGGCGGCAGCATCAACGCTGTCGCCCCCGGTTTCATCGAAACCCACATGACCGCGGCCATGCCCATGGGCCTGCGCGAGGCCGGGCGGCGCTTGAGCTCGCTGGGCCAGGGCGGCCGCCCGCAGGACGTCGCCGAGGCCATCGCCTGGCTCAGCCAGCCAGGCTCCGGGGCAGTCAACGGCCAGGTGCTGCGTGTGTGCGGCCAGGCCTTGATGGGAGCGTGA